Proteins from a genomic interval of Oceanispirochaeta crateris:
- a CDS encoding tetratricopeptide repeat protein, whose protein sequence is MQKQIKLFILLFALSTATLHGQTLDLFHEGQDALMKGDYFTSLDLFKQALAVNPSYVDARKGMAEAYFLLQEYSEALTHAQMALKGADKRVDILTLTGRIYLGLNRMKEAEQQFQKVLAIEPNNLDAAYGMAEIAVFQGNYSEGTDLFERSLAVNPDSRRALLSLSLLHEEASEPNRSLFYLNQALENYPQDQEVLNFAIHYYSRNEDWSMAESIALKWLALNPENRTIPILLGTIYNRMNRHEDAVSYFKKAVTIHQEDPLVWYLLGRSFMGLGQFDDALLSFRTVNIIDPNDEMARIAMEHLLMTEYPIGHEAREKAGEYHFQLGKSYEKAFQYEKAFEEYRIGRLLSPLDLEGWWYYAAIQKSLGYANRYRDEMLALKREGFDDGNYLRVMELLESSEDNSFVNNWKEPLIQSSNPISLSLYFNRDESRFIHSGMEKAILSSIANHLVKNSHYEISSLATIKDTADAYRKSHGSESDFYIVISFSETERTIGVRGSIYLSRTGTLMHQFNILRSGNRRVSDILVKSAANILSKLPVKGTILGIDEDRVLINLGQSDGLEKGTEFILLRQKAQRWTDRPPYLEYSPDDLLGTVTLTDLQENYSLGSLQRNSPFDLVNLGDELFMLTEDMDLPDPFLPPVNEELKSQLLRLY, encoded by the coding sequence ATGCAGAAACAGATTAAACTCTTCATTCTATTGTTTGCACTCTCAACGGCTACTCTCCATGGGCAGACATTGGATTTATTCCATGAAGGTCAAGATGCCCTCATGAAGGGGGATTATTTTACCTCTCTGGATTTGTTCAAACAAGCGCTTGCAGTCAATCCTTCCTATGTCGATGCCCGAAAGGGAATGGCCGAAGCCTATTTTCTCCTTCAGGAGTATTCTGAGGCTTTGACACATGCTCAGATGGCCCTCAAAGGTGCTGACAAAAGAGTTGATATTCTAACCCTGACAGGAAGAATCTATTTGGGATTAAATAGAATGAAAGAGGCTGAGCAGCAGTTTCAGAAGGTTTTAGCCATTGAGCCGAATAATTTGGATGCTGCCTATGGCATGGCCGAAATCGCCGTATTTCAGGGCAATTATTCAGAAGGAACAGACCTTTTTGAAAGGAGCCTTGCTGTTAATCCCGACAGCCGCCGAGCCTTGCTCTCTCTCTCCCTGCTGCATGAAGAAGCGTCTGAACCCAACAGGTCATTGTTCTATCTAAACCAGGCTTTGGAGAACTATCCCCAGGATCAGGAAGTCTTGAATTTTGCCATTCATTATTACAGCAGAAATGAAGACTGGTCTATGGCCGAATCTATAGCTTTAAAATGGCTGGCTCTTAATCCTGAGAATCGGACTATTCCGATTCTCCTTGGAACGATATACAACAGGATGAACAGGCATGAAGATGCTGTCTCCTATTTTAAAAAAGCGGTGACTATTCATCAGGAAGATCCTCTGGTCTGGTATCTTCTGGGCAGAAGCTTTATGGGTTTGGGTCAGTTTGATGATGCTCTTCTGAGTTTTAGGACTGTGAATATCATTGATCCCAATGACGAAATGGCCCGGATAGCAATGGAACATCTGTTGATGACAGAGTATCCCATTGGTCATGAAGCACGGGAAAAAGCCGGAGAGTACCATTTTCAGCTGGGAAAGAGCTATGAAAAAGCCTTTCAGTATGAAAAGGCCTTTGAGGAGTATAGAATAGGACGACTCCTATCACCTCTTGATTTAGAAGGGTGGTGGTACTACGCAGCCATTCAAAAATCTCTAGGCTACGCGAATCGATATCGAGATGAAATGCTGGCTCTCAAAAGAGAGGGTTTTGATGATGGCAATTATTTAAGGGTTATGGAGCTTCTTGAGAGCAGTGAAGATAACTCTTTCGTAAATAATTGGAAGGAACCTTTAATTCAGAGCAGTAATCCCATATCTCTATCGCTGTACTTCAATAGGGATGAGAGCCGGTTCATCCATTCAGGAATGGAAAAGGCCATTTTAAGTTCCATTGCCAACCATCTTGTTAAAAACTCCCACTATGAAATCAGTAGTCTGGCTACAATTAAAGATACAGCCGATGCCTACAGAAAGAGTCATGGTTCTGAGTCTGATTTCTATATTGTCATCTCCTTTTCCGAGACAGAACGTACAATCGGTGTTAGAGGATCTATCTATCTTTCCAGAACAGGTACTCTTATGCACCAATTCAACATCCTACGGTCCGGTAATCGTCGGGTCAGTGATATTCTGGTGAAAAGTGCGGCCAATATCCTGTCCAAGCTACCGGTAAAAGGGACTATCCTGGGGATTGATGAAGATCGTGTTCTGATTAATTTAGGTCAGTCTGATGGTCTTGAAAAGGGAACAGAATTTATACTTTTAAGGCAAAAGGCCCAACGATGGACAGATCGACCTCCCTATCTGGAGTATTCGCCTGATGACCTTTTGGGTACGGTGACCCTCACGGATTTACAAGAGAATTATTCCCTAGGTTCCCTACAGCGCAATTCTCCCTTTGATCTTGTGAACTTAGGTGATGAACTCTTTATGCTGACTGAAGATATGGATCTTCCTGATCCCTTTCTGCCTCCAGTCAATGAAGAGCTTAAGTCTCAACTTCTCAGGCTGTACTAG
- a CDS encoding hemolysin family protein, which yields MKIFNSVFRKRDERGSIVNHEALTDLNLDEKGMIKGIVELSDTKIKEVIIPRIDVVFIPVDIHVEELYELMFQSGHSRFPVYEDTIDNVIGVLYVKDLLSFMVKKRDFVIKEIMRKAYFVPESMKLDSLLKEFKLRRVHIAIVVDEYGGVSGIVCLEDIIEEIVGDIQDEFDNEDDDLLEIGDGTYLCDARMNIEDLNDKLSLRLPEEKFDTFGGFVFDLFGKIPVRFEKVQYENLDFIIQTMDGHKIKTVKIIFRDNAETD from the coding sequence GTGAAGATTTTTAATTCTGTATTTAGAAAAAGGGATGAAAGAGGATCTATCGTCAATCATGAGGCTCTAACCGATCTTAATCTTGACGAGAAAGGCATGATTAAAGGGATTGTTGAGCTTTCTGATACCAAAATCAAGGAAGTTATAATTCCTCGTATCGATGTTGTTTTTATTCCAGTTGATATTCATGTGGAAGAGCTTTATGAGCTCATGTTCCAGTCGGGACATTCCCGTTTTCCTGTTTATGAAGATACCATTGATAATGTGATCGGAGTCCTTTATGTCAAAGACCTTCTTAGCTTTATGGTTAAAAAAAGAGATTTCGTAATAAAAGAAATCATGAGAAAGGCCTATTTTGTCCCAGAGAGCATGAAGCTTGATTCTCTTCTCAAGGAATTTAAGCTCCGGCGTGTTCATATTGCTATTGTTGTAGACGAGTATGGCGGAGTGTCGGGAATTGTCTGTCTGGAAGACATTATCGAAGAGATCGTCGGTGATATTCAGGATGAGTTTGACAATGAGGATGATGATCTGCTGGAAATTGGGGATGGGACATATCTCTGTGATGCCAGAATGAATATTGAAGACCTGAATGATAAGTTATCCTTGAGGTTACCTGAGGAGAAATTTGATACTTTTGGCGGATTTGTCTTTGATCTTTTTGGTAAGATCCCTGTGCGGTTTGAAAAAGTCCAGTATGAAAATCTTGATTTTATCATCCAGACCATGGATGGTCATAAAATAAAAACTGTAAAGATAATATTCAGGGACAATGCAGAAACAGATTAA
- the ybeY gene encoding rRNA maturation RNase YbeY encodes MTEIDIISRLEVEPSWLEQYQEFVQAILEAEKLTDWEISLTLCHDPYIKELNAQYRDKDEPTDVLSFSQNEGEEIMSIPGDQVSAGDIIISMDTLAEHSNLFSVSLEEELKRVTIHGILHLKGMTHETRNSNEKMLQYQEELLKKTEAIRVF; translated from the coding sequence ATGACCGAAATTGATATCATATCCCGTCTGGAAGTAGAGCCCTCCTGGCTGGAACAATACCAGGAGTTTGTTCAGGCAATACTTGAGGCTGAGAAACTGACAGACTGGGAAATTTCATTGACTCTCTGTCATGATCCCTATATAAAAGAATTAAACGCTCAGTATAGAGATAAAGATGAACCAACGGATGTTCTTTCTTTTAGCCAGAATGAAGGTGAAGAAATCATGAGCATTCCGGGTGATCAGGTGAGTGCAGGGGATATTATCATTTCAATGGATACACTTGCCGAGCATTCAAATCTGTTCAGTGTATCCTTAGAGGAAGAACTTAAAAGAGTGACCATCCATGGAATATTGCATCTGAAGGGTATGACCCACGAGACGCGAAACTCCAATGAAAAAATGCTTCAGTATCAGGAAGAGCTCCTGAAAAAAACTGAAGCTATCAGGGTATTTTAA
- a CDS encoding HD family phosphohydrolase, translated as MNRKILIMYYFIIVLTILILTQFDKIFLRESFYNYKEGDIVTEDVILEKPLTFINQEATEKKMKLAMDLILPIYVVKDDISNRVLKSFDDFHMSISGIENEEEFSKILESMESTYPGIQYLQHLRTLDTARLSLMLSGARDSIETIMQTGLFSHLNESRSGATGLLEVIHSDLGEKTTQMVENTILIDNWQDTVRDYLSYYDYSQGEAKFIEMIVYYFLEPNCFFSSELTDLKKQEVLKTMTPVWIYLDTGDKLLIKDTVITSLELAKINAFLDMKGRISINAIAAPFFYTLLIFIFLFVLLIAFPGTAGLLENPNLIFFLSWFHLTVTLLLFRFLSVPGGVPVVFFMPTALVSIILSLLRNRRETIIFVLIQSVLVFFVLNFNSQALYFTLFSGLGSCLVVEGAEKRIDLIKGGVFIALVQILLALLMMIIIPAPLKIVFFSILVAGINGIISGFLSLTVLPLFEHILNPCTTFRLQELSDLNTPIIKRMLALAPGTYSHSINIANLAETGCRNIGANALLARVGSYYHDIGKIDQAKYFSENQKEYNKHDDMKTTLSVAVIKSHVKIGIETAKKMNLPKGVIDIIAQHHGTSVIEYFYQQAVKEKGVENVSLEDYSHNGPRPQTKEAAVVMLADMAEAATRSMVKPTVNKLEKFLWDLIMVRFKDGELNECGMTLQELEVVKSSFVHVLTGHYHNRIEYPDRAERN; from the coding sequence ATGAACAGAAAAATTCTGATCATGTATTATTTTATCATCGTTCTGACAATACTCATATTGACACAATTCGATAAAATCTTTTTGAGAGAATCCTTTTATAACTATAAGGAAGGGGATATCGTTACCGAAGATGTCATCCTGGAGAAACCTCTTACATTTATTAATCAGGAAGCAACTGAGAAAAAAATGAAGTTGGCCATGGATCTCATTCTTCCCATTTATGTTGTGAAAGATGATATCAGCAATAGGGTTCTCAAGAGTTTTGATGATTTCCATATGAGTATTTCAGGGATTGAAAATGAGGAAGAATTTTCAAAAATTCTTGAATCCATGGAATCAACTTATCCTGGTATTCAATATCTTCAGCATTTGAGGACTCTAGATACAGCCCGGCTCTCTCTAATGCTTTCTGGAGCCAGGGATTCAATAGAAACAATCATGCAGACCGGGTTATTCAGTCACTTGAATGAGAGCCGATCCGGAGCGACCGGTCTGCTTGAAGTCATTCATTCAGATCTGGGAGAGAAGACGACCCAGATGGTTGAAAATACAATTCTCATTGATAATTGGCAGGATACTGTCAGGGATTACCTCAGCTACTATGACTATAGTCAGGGGGAAGCCAAGTTTATAGAGATGATCGTTTATTATTTTCTTGAACCTAACTGCTTCTTCAGTTCTGAATTGACAGACCTTAAAAAACAGGAAGTTTTAAAAACGATGACTCCTGTTTGGATTTACCTCGATACAGGAGATAAACTTCTCATTAAGGATACGGTTATAACATCCTTAGAACTGGCCAAAATCAATGCCTTTCTGGATATGAAAGGCAGAATCAGTATCAATGCAATCGCAGCACCTTTTTTCTACACCCTGCTTATATTTATCTTCTTATTTGTGCTTCTTATTGCTTTTCCTGGCACAGCCGGTTTGCTTGAGAATCCAAACCTTATATTTTTTCTCTCCTGGTTTCACCTGACAGTCACTCTTCTCCTCTTCAGATTTCTCTCTGTACCGGGAGGAGTTCCTGTTGTCTTCTTTATGCCGACAGCTCTCGTTTCGATTATACTGTCACTGCTACGCAATCGCAGGGAAACTATCATATTCGTACTCATTCAGTCAGTCCTGGTCTTCTTTGTACTGAATTTCAATTCTCAGGCTCTCTATTTTACGCTATTTAGCGGTCTTGGCTCTTGTCTGGTTGTTGAAGGAGCCGAGAAAAGGATTGACTTGATCAAGGGTGGCGTATTTATAGCATTGGTACAGATCCTTCTGGCCCTGTTAATGATGATCATTATTCCCGCTCCCCTGAAAATTGTGTTCTTTTCAATTCTGGTTGCTGGAATCAATGGAATCATTAGTGGATTCCTCTCATTAACAGTTCTTCCCCTCTTTGAACATATTCTCAATCCCTGCACTACGTTCCGTCTGCAGGAACTCTCTGATTTGAATACTCCTATTATTAAGAGGATGCTGGCCTTGGCTCCCGGTACGTATTCACACTCCATTAATATAGCCAACCTAGCGGAAACCGGATGTCGCAACATCGGTGCCAATGCCTTGTTGGCCAGGGTCGGCTCCTACTATCACGACATAGGGAAAATAGATCAGGCCAAATACTTCAGTGAAAATCAGAAGGAATATAATAAACATGATGATATGAAAACAACCCTATCGGTGGCTGTTATTAAATCGCATGTTAAAATCGGAATTGAGACTGCTAAAAAGATGAATTTGCCCAAGGGCGTTATTGATATTATTGCTCAGCATCATGGAACGAGTGTCATTGAATACTTTTATCAGCAAGCCGTCAAAGAAAAGGGTGTTGAAAATGTATCTCTTGAGGATTATTCACACAACGGTCCACGCCCTCAAACAAAGGAAGCCGCAGTCGTTATGCTGGCTGATATGGCAGAAGCGGCTACGAGGAGCATGGTCAAGCCCACGGTGAATAAACTTGAAAAATTCCTGTGGGATCTCATCATGGTCCGCTTCAAGGATGGAGAGCTCAATGAATGCGGCATGACTCTGCAGGAGCTTGAAGTTGTAAAATCTTCTTTTGTTCATGTACTTACAGGGCATTATCATAATAGAATAGAATATCCGGATAGAGCGGAAAGGAATTAG
- a CDS encoding PhoH family protein has protein sequence MISTDMIVIEDPDTLSKICGPNDRNLKQLEKLLQTRIFTRGNEIHLAPENSELNTVFESILNDLLFSVKQKKIPDPYMIETLFHTHIENDPDLRSRDFLSHEINIPGGISRITPRNLNQARYISSMQNHDLSFGVGPAGTGKTFLAIAYALGEILNRRFRKLVLSRPVIEAGENLGYLPGDLTQKLDPYLKPLFDAMEEVLTTSAFQKMHEMNLYEISPLAYMRGRSLKNCIIVLDEAQNTTQEQMKMFLTRLGEGSRAIITGDLTQIDLPCKEKSGLIQAAGILKNVEGIGFSSFQRGDVVRHPLVKKILEAYEQEHTN, from the coding sequence TTGATAAGCACTGATATGATCGTTATTGAAGATCCGGATACCCTGAGTAAGATCTGTGGACCAAATGACCGGAATCTCAAGCAGTTGGAAAAATTATTGCAAACTCGTATCTTTACAAGAGGCAATGAAATCCATCTTGCACCCGAAAACAGTGAACTTAATACTGTTTTTGAATCAATTCTCAATGATTTACTCTTCTCGGTTAAGCAGAAAAAGATCCCCGATCCTTATATGATTGAGACCCTGTTTCACACGCATATAGAAAACGATCCGGATCTGAGAAGCCGGGATTTTCTAAGTCATGAAATTAATATACCCGGGGGAATCAGCAGAATCACCCCGAGAAACCTGAATCAGGCCCGTTATATCTCATCCATGCAGAATCATGATCTATCCTTTGGAGTAGGCCCCGCCGGTACAGGGAAAACTTTCCTGGCTATCGCTTATGCTCTGGGAGAGATTCTCAATAGACGGTTTCGAAAGCTCGTCCTTTCAAGACCTGTTATTGAAGCTGGTGAGAATCTGGGATATCTTCCTGGAGATCTAACACAAAAGTTGGATCCTTATCTAAAGCCTTTATTTGATGCTATGGAGGAGGTTCTAACAACTTCAGCCTTTCAAAAGATGCATGAAATGAATCTTTATGAGATTTCACCTTTAGCCTATATGAGAGGGCGTAGTCTAAAAAACTGTATTATCGTCCTTGATGAAGCTCAGAACACAACCCAGGAACAGATGAAAATGTTTCTTACGAGGTTAGGAGAAGGTTCCCGGGCTATAATAACAGGAGATTTGACACAGATTGATCTCCCTTGTAAAGAAAAATCAGGATTGATCCAGGCGGCTGGGATTTTGAAAAATGTGGAAGGCATCGGTTTTTCATCGTTTCAAAGAGGCGATGTTGTGCGCCATCCATTAGTTAAAAAAATATTAGAGGCTTATGAACAAGAACATACGAATTAA
- a CDS encoding LPS-assembly protein LptD, which yields MNKHLVSATLFFFLILSFLVSQESEVLDELSPLISEDSSEIEPDPHEKNLSLYEKTLIKDIETAGYYELVAWCSSLKLSESGNTQALRTQLLNYYGLKPSDNRKINENVSIITVRSAYNTDYFTIEENDEQMILLKGNVEVEMEEQGANPRRHIIIADELVFNQERQIITARGNLKYTLISGDTEDVFYGDSLDFSITSWSGLIFKGTSFRKEIVDGEEYTFYFTGETIRKSGSGGIFILDDGSIKTQNRDDPDFQLKASKLWLMGPQEWGVLNGILYLGHIPLIYIPFYYKPGNEMIFNPVIGTKTLNGTFLQTTTYLIGQKEKSDDFSFLSLGSSSDQEYEEVREGLYLMKKEKLNSSSDVSDDTLKIMADWYSRLGAYTGIDGSFSGKSSNTIDFTSGIGVSRNIDSSGNIYFENDSGEYVSQWNSTALGSYDIPFRWGNDLSFTFAGISGDLPFYSDPYFNEDFMDRDESFDWLNSALTSNTSDEDLPDTVTDMDWTVSYSKIFQPEQLKPYVSSIGINPIRFNMEWNRRDNESVDSSLSPSRVFFYPDSIAFPYAQLTVSGTPLSYSSRDGWGWASTQEVPPESDDKDLLVPPWDEKKEEEKEDDSPSESLLPGEFWTENLHNQESVLYENSFTYTISSLINVEGTTDNSEWDKPEDINFELDESTLQFNNRLSTTFDNRFFDKRVSIINVNTYTNNYRSHLNVFGLDQDDVDYSQRLTDYRSISIDWNNKLSSQYFPLKDIDEFSSSNFSYNFDNQLYEKTFDSYEDGGTPVYDEVWAAWDEDRINQHKTGMFIKYDAGNAFVSSSSSFILPPLESKETYTHKAGYNIFNWSSSVSQTIEKEDDEWTFLPLTFTSSYTPMEGISLNQTLEYDFEEKSLTKSVSRVDTFGFYAAYTHEYTTPYEWDISSYSWVQEDDSFVPSLFNTGYTLDLIKEPLWNNRINFDTDLNVDWQVNLQQYNNNTLSLNWSFNYSIFQFLDLNFSMTSSNKNMYLYFEHYRDKLGIQENYSFWEDLYKSVNIFSPDQQDRYDSNFNLEKIGLELVHHLRDWDLTFLYSGYPKFVDNSYDWYSEFSIALVWNPIPQIKTLIQREDDLWSVDNQ from the coding sequence ATGAATAAACACCTTGTCAGTGCAACTTTATTTTTCTTTCTCATTTTGTCCTTTCTTGTCTCTCAGGAAAGTGAGGTCTTAGATGAACTTTCCCCCCTAATTTCGGAAGATTCTTCCGAAATAGAGCCCGATCCTCATGAGAAAAACCTTTCTTTGTATGAAAAAACACTGATCAAAGACATTGAAACGGCCGGTTATTATGAATTAGTAGCCTGGTGCAGTTCTTTAAAATTATCAGAAAGTGGCAATACTCAGGCCCTTCGGACTCAGCTTTTAAATTATTACGGCTTAAAGCCATCGGATAACCGAAAAATCAATGAAAATGTTTCTATTATTACTGTCCGATCAGCCTACAATACTGACTATTTTACCATAGAAGAAAATGATGAGCAGATGATCCTTTTGAAGGGAAATGTCGAAGTTGAAATGGAAGAGCAGGGGGCCAATCCCAGACGTCATATCATCATTGCCGATGAACTTGTATTCAATCAGGAAAGGCAAATCATAACGGCCCGGGGCAATTTAAAGTATACCCTTATCTCAGGTGATACAGAGGATGTGTTTTATGGGGATAGTCTGGATTTTTCCATTACCTCCTGGAGCGGGCTTATCTTCAAGGGGACCTCTTTTAGAAAGGAAATCGTAGATGGTGAGGAATATACCTTCTATTTTACAGGGGAGACAATCCGGAAATCCGGTTCCGGTGGTATCTTCATCCTGGATGACGGTTCTATTAAAACACAGAACCGGGATGATCCTGATTTTCAACTGAAAGCATCAAAGCTCTGGCTTATGGGCCCCCAGGAATGGGGTGTTCTGAATGGAATCCTCTACCTTGGGCATATCCCTCTTATTTACATTCCTTTTTATTATAAACCAGGGAATGAAATGATTTTTAATCCGGTCATTGGAACTAAGACCCTCAATGGTACCTTTTTGCAGACCACCACCTACCTCATTGGTCAGAAAGAGAAAAGTGATGATTTTTCATTTTTAAGCCTGGGAAGCTCCTCAGATCAAGAGTATGAAGAGGTTCGGGAAGGCCTTTACCTCATGAAAAAGGAAAAACTGAATTCATCTTCGGATGTTTCTGATGATACCCTGAAAATCATGGCCGACTGGTATTCCCGTCTGGGAGCTTATACGGGTATTGACGGTTCCTTCAGCGGTAAAAGCTCTAATACAATTGATTTTACCAGTGGAATTGGTGTCAGTCGCAATATTGATAGCTCTGGAAATATTTATTTTGAAAATGATTCTGGTGAGTATGTTTCACAGTGGAATAGCACAGCCCTGGGGAGTTATGACATTCCCTTTCGCTGGGGGAATGATCTCTCTTTTACCTTTGCAGGCATAAGCGGAGACTTGCCTTTTTATTCAGATCCTTATTTTAATGAAGATTTTATGGATCGAGATGAATCCTTTGACTGGTTGAATTCGGCTTTAACTTCCAATACGAGTGATGAAGATCTGCCGGACACGGTGACAGACATGGATTGGACCGTGTCCTATAGCAAGATTTTTCAACCAGAACAGTTAAAACCATATGTGAGTTCAATCGGCATTAATCCTATTCGTTTCAATATGGAGTGGAACCGCCGGGACAATGAGTCAGTGGATAGTTCTCTTTCTCCATCCCGTGTATTTTTTTATCCAGACAGCATTGCATTTCCCTATGCACAGTTAACTGTTTCGGGAACTCCTCTTTCTTATTCAAGCAGGGATGGCTGGGGTTGGGCTTCGACTCAGGAGGTCCCTCCTGAGTCAGATGACAAGGATCTTCTCGTTCCTCCCTGGGATGAGAAAAAGGAAGAGGAGAAGGAGGACGATAGCCCGTCTGAGTCCCTGCTTCCTGGTGAATTCTGGACAGAAAATTTACATAATCAAGAGTCTGTTTTATATGAAAACTCTTTTACATACACCATCAGTTCTCTCATAAATGTGGAGGGAACCACTGATAACTCTGAATGGGATAAACCCGAAGATATTAATTTTGAACTGGATGAGTCCACATTGCAGTTTAATAACCGTCTTTCAACCACCTTTGATAATCGTTTTTTCGACAAGCGGGTTTCTATCATCAATGTTAATACCTATACAAATAACTATCGTTCTCATCTAAATGTATTTGGCCTTGATCAGGATGATGTGGATTATTCACAGAGACTGACCGACTACAGATCCATTTCTATAGATTGGAATAACAAGCTAAGCAGCCAGTATTTCCCGTTAAAAGATATAGATGAATTCTCCAGTTCTAATTTCAGTTACAATTTTGACAATCAACTCTATGAAAAAACATTTGATAGTTATGAAGATGGTGGAACCCCCGTTTATGATGAAGTTTGGGCCGCGTGGGATGAAGATCGAATCAATCAGCATAAAACTGGAATGTTTATAAAATACGATGCGGGTAATGCGTTTGTTTCCAGTAGTTCCAGTTTTATTCTTCCACCTTTGGAATCAAAAGAAACCTATACACATAAGGCGGGGTATAATATTTTCAACTGGAGTTCCAGTGTTTCTCAGACCATTGAGAAAGAGGACGACGAATGGACATTTTTGCCCCTTACTTTTACGTCATCCTATACACCGATGGAAGGAATCTCTTTGAATCAGACATTAGAATATGATTTTGAAGAAAAGAGTCTGACCAAGAGTGTTTCAAGGGTCGATACTTTTGGTTTTTATGCCGCCTATACACATGAATATACAACACCTTATGAGTGGGATATATCAAGCTATTCATGGGTACAGGAAGATGATTCCTTTGTTCCTTCTCTGTTCAATACAGGGTATACTCTGGATCTCATTAAAGAACCTTTGTGGAATAACAGAATCAATTTCGATACAGATCTGAACGTTGACTGGCAGGTTAATCTTCAGCAATATAATAATAATACTCTCAGTTTGAACTGGTCTTTCAATTATAGTATTTTCCAATTTTTGGATTTGAATTTCAGTATGACCTCCAGCAATAAAAATATGTATCTATATTTTGAACATTATAGGGATAAGCTGGGCATACAGGAAAATTACAGCTTCTGGGAAGACTTGTATAAATCGGTTAATATTTTTAGTCCTGATCAACAAGACAGATATGATTCGAATTTTAATTTGGAAAAGATTGGACTGGAACTAGTTCATCACCTAAGAGACTGGGATTTAACATTCCTTTATTCAGGATACCCAAAATTTGTGGACAATTCTTATGACTGGTATTCTGAGTTTTCCATTGCCCTTGTCTGGAACCCTATTCCTCAAATCAAAACCCTGATACAAAGAGAGGATGATCTGTGGAGTGTGGACAATCAATGA